GCATTAAGTTTGAAAATTAAAAGCTGAGTGCAGAAAAAAACAATCATCAGAAAAAAGACAAACTTGATTGAGCAATTTAGATATTTTTGATTAATCACTCTTGGTGAAATCAAGCGATTTTTAAACTTTCTCATATCTAACTCCTTTAACATATTCTTGGCAACTGTTCTCCAGGAAGCATATCAACTATTCTGGTACCCCCAATGAATGTTTTAAGTAAAACTTTTCCTCCCTTGCCAGTTACTTCCCCAATTATAGCAGATTCTTCTCCAAAAGGGTGCGATTTCATTAATTGTAAGATTTTCTCTGCTACATCTGCTTTAACAATTGCAACGAAAATTCCCTCATTCGCCACATAAAGTGGGTCAAGTCCAAGAAGTTCACAAGCACCTTTTACTGTGTCATGAAGAGGGATAGCACTTTCATAAATTAAAATATCTTTCAATGATTCTAATGCAAGTTCTTTAAGTGTTGTGGCTAATCCTCCACGAGTAGGGTCTCTCATTACTTTTACGAATGGTGTAAATTCCTTCATTATCTGGTCAATTAAGCCATTTAATGCCCTTGTATCACTTAAGACAGGTGGCTCAAAGGTAAAGCCGTTTCTCTCGCTCATAACAGCAATACCATGATTCCCTATAGAGCCACTTATGAGGATTTTGTCGCCCATTTCAATTTTCAGAGGGGAAAGCTCTACTCCTTCGGGAATTACTCCTATTCCAGAGGTATTTATAAAAATTCCATCTCCCTTTCCTTTGTCTACAACTTTAGTATCTCCTGCAACAATTTTTACTCCTGCTTTTTTAGCTGAGGAGGAGATGCTACTGAGTATTTTTTCAAAATCAGACAGAGGAAAACCTTCTTCAAGAATAAAGCCAACAGTAAGATAAAGGGGAACTGCACCGACCACTGCCAGGTCGTTCACAGTTCCATTAATTGCAAGGTCTCCAATATCGCCACCTGGGAAAAAGATAGGAGAAACAGTATAAGAATCAGTTGTTATTGCTATTTTTCCTGAATGATTAAGAGAAACTATCGCAGAATCCATAAGAGAAGGGAGTTCAAAAATAGGTGCAATATATTTTTTAATAAGCTCATACATGAGCTTGCCGCCACTTCCGTGTCCCAGAAGAATTTTATCCATCATGCACCTCCACTTTTATTTCTACTGCTTCACTCTCTTTTAAAGGAGCTTCCGAAGTGATTTTATAATAAACCGGCGATTTTATGTTAGTGATATTATACTTGGCGTCAAAGAATAGAGGAATCATTGTTTCACCTACAAGCTCATAACTCTTTTCATCTGCTGTTTTTCTATATATTCTGTAACCTTTTATCCATCTTTCTTTGGTTTCTTTCCATGAAATATAAACTCCTTGCTCATTAACTGACCAGAAAACTTCCTTAGGCTTTGTCGGAATAAAAGATTCAATTGAAACTTTTGTTTCAATGCCTTTGCTCTCCAGATATGCTGATTCATAGGATTTAGAAGTAGTAATAACATAGGGAATTTCCGATTGAGAGTTTTCTTTGTAACTGCTTATGCTTCCGTAAAGAAGTTCGTCTAAAAAGAATTTTTTATCTGTTGAGCCAATCTTTACTCTCTCACCCTTTTGATTTATCCTGTACACGTTATAAGTCAATGAATTCTGTGCATCCCATGAAAGCATTACGCCTTCAGGATTAATTTTATAAGTAATATTTTCCACCTCAGGTAATTTTTGAGGAGTAATCGTAGCTTCTGTTGGTTTGCTGTATATACCTTTTGGTCTTATGGCAAAGATACGATATCTGTAAGTTTCTCCGAAGGTAAAATCTTTGTCCTCAAGGGAGGTAGTTTCTTTATTGTAGTAACCAAGAGTTTTTTTCTCTCCTTTGCTTTCTCTCTCTATGAGGAAGCTTTCTATTTTAGTTTTTTCTTTTTCAGGATAACTCCAGGAAATTAATATTTTGTCATAAGTAGCTGAAAGCGTTAAACTCGCAACGGGCTCGGGCTGAAGATAGTCATCAAGATTTGGGTCAAGCTTTCTGCCACAGGCTGTGAGAAGGAATAGTAAAATAAAAATTGTTAAACAAGTAAATACTGGTGTGAGCGATTTTAGATATCTTTGGGTAACAGTTCTTAACGAAGTGTAGCGTAAAACAGTTGCAACTGTCTGAAACCCGAAGGGTTGAGTTTTGCAACTGTAGCGAAACGAGTTTAGAACTGTCCAAAGATATCTCATGAGCGAACACCAGTAAAACTTGCCTTTCTTCATTCCTTCAACCTCTTCCTCAACATTCTTATCTGTTCCTTTACACTCTTTTTTGAAGTGCTTCCGTAGGAGCTTTTTGAATCAATTGAACCTTCAGGAGTAAGTATGGCATAGAGGTCTTTTTCAATTTTTGACGAGAACTTCCTTAATTCCTTTATGCTTAATTCGTTGAGATTTTTACCCTTTTCAATACAGTAAAGCACAATCTTGCCTGTTATCTCATGGGCATTTCTAAAGGGAACTCCCTTCTTTACAAGATACTCTGCAATGTCTGTAGCTGTAATGTAGCCACTTCCGCAAGCCTCTTTCATTCTCTCTTTGTTGAATTTTATCTCCGGAAGCATTTCTGTAATTACTCTAAGGCTCATGATTACTGTGTCAATCGTATCAAAGACAGGCTCTTTGTCCTCCTGCATGTCTCTATTATAGGTAAGGGGAAGTCCTTTCATAGTTGTAAGCATGCTAAGCAGATTTCCGTAAACTCTGCCTGTTTTCCCTCTAATTAACTCTGCCGGGTCTGGATTTTTTTTCTGAGGCATCATGCTTGAGCCAGTGGAGAATTTATCAGGCAGCTCAATAAATCTGAATTCATCTGTTGCCCAAAGGATTATCTCTTCAGCAAGCCTGCTTAGATGCATCATGAGCATAGCACCACAGTATAAAACATCAAGGACAAAATCTCTGTCTGAGACCGCATCCATGCTGTTTGGAATTGGTTCTTCAAAACCAAGCTCCTTTGCTGTGTAATGCCTGTCAATTGGAAGGCTGCTTCCTGCAAGGGCACCTGCACCAAGAGGGCATAGATTGAGCCTTTTTAGTGCCTCTTTCAGCCGCTCCCTGTCTCTTTCAAGCATCCATGCATAAGCAAGTAGATGATGAGCAAGAAGCACTGGCTGGGCTTTCTGTAGATGAGTATATCCGGGCATGATTGTATCAATGTTTTTTTCGGCAACATTAACAAGGGTTTTCTCAAGCTTTTCTGTTAACTCTATTAATTCATTCACTCTTTTTCTCAAATAAAGTCTTAAGTCAGTGGCAACCTGGTCGTTTCTTGACCGGGCTGTATGAATCTTTGCACCAGCAGAGCCTGTTTTTTCAATCAAAGCTCTCTCAATGTTCATGTGTATATCCTCAAGCTCTTCTTTGAACTGAAACTTTCCCTCTTTGATTTCTCTTTCAATTTCAGCAAGTCCCTTTAAAATCTGCTTTAGCTCCTCTTCAGTGATAATGCCCTGTTTGCAGAGCATCTTTGCATGGGCACGGCTTCCTTCAATATCTTCCTGCCAGAGCCTTCTGTCAAAAGAGATTGACTGTGAGAACTCCTCCAGTGTCTTAGCAGTTCCTTCCTTAAATCTTCCACCCCACGGTTTTTTCATCTATGCTTACTTCCTCCCTCGTATGTCATTTCAAGAAGCGTAAACCTCCCTCATCTGTCATTCCGAACGGAGCAAAGCAAAGTGAGGAATCTCTTTCGATTGTAAAAATTTTGTCTGCACTATTTCTTGTAACCTGAGTAACATATAAATTAGGCGACCCTTCGGCTAAAGCCTCAGGGTGACCCATAAGGGTCACTTCGGGGTCATTGAGCCCCCTCGGAATGACCTTTTGTAATTGAACATACCCTAATTTTTTAAGTTTATTATTCCTACAAAACATATTCATACTTTCAGAAAATAGATGCTTTAATAAGCGATTTATAAATCTTCTGGTAACAATTTTTATCAAACAAATAATTGCTGTATTGAGCGACTTTTAAAATTTTTGGGTAACAATTCTTAGCGAAGCAGAACGTCCACAGCCAAAACTGTTTGAGCCTGAAAAGCAAGTTTTTTGGCTGTAGTGGAGTAAGCTTAGAATTGTCCAAGAATTTTGCAAAAGCGAAATACAGCATCTGTTTACTTCACTCCTCTGCCTTTGCCTGACGTTCTTTTTGCCTCTGCTCAATTATTTTCTGGGCAATATGAGAGGGCACTTCCTCATAATGGGAAAACTCCATTGAGTAAATTCCTCTTCCCGATGTCATACTGTGAAGCTGATTGGCATAGGTAAGCATCTCTGCCATTGGCACAAGGGCTGTTATCTTTTGATTTCCTCCAGCCTGTGGGTCAACGCCCTGAACCTTGCCTCTACGGGAGTTAAGGTCTCCAATGATTGTTCCCAGTGTTTCATCAGGCACGATTATTTCAGCTTTCATGATTGGTTCAAGCAATACGGGTTTTGCATCCATAAAGGCTTTTTTAAGAGCAAGAGCACCAGCTATTTTGAAAGCCATTTCAGAGGAATCTACAGGATGATAAGAACCATCATAGAGAGTTACTTTTATGTCAATTATTGGATAGTATGCAAGTATTCCTTCTTTCATCGTCTCAATTATGCCTTTCTCAACAGCAGGGCGATACTGTTGCGGAATAACACCTCCTACGATTTTATCAACAAACTCATAGCCGCCTCCTCTTGGAAGAGGTTCTATCTGAATCCAGCAGTCTCCATACTGGCCTCTTCCACCAGACTGCTTTTTATATTTGCCCTGGGCAGAAGCAGAGGCTCTGATTGTCTCTCTGTATGGAACTTTTGGTGCCATTAGGTTAACTTCAACACCAAATTTTCTTTTAAGTTTTTCCAGAGCAACTTCTATATGAACCTGTCCCATTCCACTTAGAATCATATCCTTAGACTCTTCATCCCTTGAAAACTTAAGAGTAGGGTCTTCCTCAAGAAGTTTATGTAACCCTGCGCTGACCTTTTCCTCATCACCCCTTGTTTTTGGTGCAATTGCATAGGAGATAATAGGCTCGGAGAATCTTACCTCTGGAAGCAGAATCGGATTATTTTCATCGCAAAGAGTGTGTCCTGTGAGAGTATCCTTTAGTTTTACTGTAGCTACAATCTCACCATGTCCTGCTTTCTGGCAGGGATTTTGTGTTTTGCCGAGTATGTAGTAAATCTGGCCAATCCTTTCCTTTGTGCCTGTGTTGGGATTAAGAACTGTAGAGTCAGCCTTAAGCACACCTGAGAAAACTCTTATGTATGATATTTTGCCTGCAAAAGGGTCTATGGTGGTTTTGAAAACATAAGCAGCAAGCGGAGCTGTTTCGGAGGGTTCTCTTTTTGCTTCGCTGCCATCTTTTGGATTAATGCCTTTTATAGGATATATATTTGCTCTTTCCTGTGGGTCTGGAAGAGCGAGAATTATGCTATCAAGTAAAGCATCAACTCCTATGCCCAGCAAGGCTGAACCAGCAAGGACAGGGATGAATCTGCGGGCAATTGAGGCATCATGAAGCCCTTTTCTTAATTCCTCCTCGGTGAGCTCTCCTCCTTCAAGATACTTTTCGAGCAGGCTATCATCAAGCTCCGCAATTTTCTCTACGAATTTTTTTCTGTATTCCTCAACTTTTGATGAAAGCTCGGAAGGGATAGGCACTTCTTTTACTGATTTTCCATCCTGCTCGTAGGCTTTAAGTGATATAAGGTCTACTATCCCTCTTAAGCCAGGACCTTCGCCAATGGGCAGGGTAAGAGGGATTGCCTCCTGACCAAAAACCTTTTCAATCTCTGCAACTGCTCTGTCAAAGGATGCGTTTTCCTTGTCAAGCTTGTTTACGAAAACTACTCTTGGAAGGTCGTAGTCATCGCAGTATTTCCATATTCTTTCAGTTTCAGCTTTAACACCCGAAAGGGCACTGACAATGACAACAGCGCCGTCGGAAACTCGAAGGGCATTCTTTGTATCTTCAAGAAAGTTAACAAAGCCAGGTGTATCTATAATGTTAATTCTGTGCTCTTTGTAATCACAGTAAGCAACTTTGCAACTCAGTGTCATATTTCTTGCAAGCTCTTCAGGTTCATAATCAATTACTTTGCCTGTTGTCTCGCCTGTAGTTACTCTGTCAATTTGCCCTGTTTTAAAAAGTATCTGCTCTGCAAGTTTGGTATTCCCTGCACCTGCATGGGCTACAATTGCTACATTTCTAATTTTTGTAATGTCTCTACTCATAAAACCCCCTCCTCGTATTTTTCAAATTTCTATCCAAACACTCTCCTGTAAATATGGTCTATGTTTCTTGTGTAATAGTTTAGCTCAAAAATGTTTTTTATTTCATCTTCATTGAGATACTTCCTCACTTCTTCGTCCTTAAGAAGAAGCTCCATGAATGGTATGCCTTCTTTCCAGCTCCGCATAGCATTGGACTGGACAATTTTGTATGATTCCTCACGGGTAAGCCCCTTCTCTACAAGAGCAAGTAATACCCGCTGAGAGTTGTATAGACCAAAGCTAAGTTCAATGTTTTTAAGCATCCGTTCTGGATAAACCCTCAAGTCTTTGATTATTCCGTAGAGTCTATTAAGCATATAGTCAACAAGGATGCAGTTGTCGGGAATTATTACTCTCTCAACAGATGAGTGGGATATGTCCCTGTCATGCCAGAGTGCAATGTTTTCATAGGCTGTAAAGGCATTGCTTCTGACAAGGCGGGCAAGTCCACTTAGGTTTTCGCAGCCCACAGGGTTTCTCTTATGAGGCATGGCAGAGGAGCCTTTCTGTCCTTCTGTAAATGGTTCTTCTGCCTCTAAAACTTCGGTTCTCTGTAAATGCCTTATCTCAACAGCAATCTTTTCAATCATGGCAGCAATAAGGGCAAGCACACTTAAAAACTCTGCATGTCTATCCCTTTGCACAACCTGAGTTGCCACAGGCTCAGGCTTAAGCCCGAGTTTCTTAAGGGCAATCTCTTCAATCTCTGGTGGCATGTTTGAGAATGTCCCAACAGCACCTGAGATTTTACCGACTGAAATTCTATCAATTGCTGAAGCGAGTCTATCAATATTTCTTCCTGCTTCCTCATACCATAGAGCAAATCTCAAACCAAAACTTGTAGGCTCTGCGTGAACTCCGTGACTTCTTCCCATGCATATTGTATCTTTGTATTGAAATGCCTTATCTTTAAATAATTCCTTAATCCTTTTCAAATCCTCCATTATCAACTCTCCAGCCTCTTTCATAAGCAATGCCTGGGCAGTATCAACGACATCAGAAGATGTCAGTCCCATGTGAATATATCTGGATACAGTCCCAACTTTTTCAGCCACAGCAGTCAAAAAAGCTATCACATCGTGCTTGACAGTTGCTTCAATCTCATCAATCCTTTTAAGGTCAAAGTCTGCCTTTTCTTTTATCTCCCGTAAAGCTTCCTCAGGAATCTTTCCAAGCTCAGCCCATGCCTCACATACAGCAATCTCAACAAGAAGCCATTTCCTGAACTTGTTCTCATCGCTCCAGATGTTTCCCATCTCTTTTCTTGTGTATCTCTGTATCATTATCAAACCTCCTCCCAGATAATTCTTTCAGGTTTTATAATTACGCCATTGCCATAGCCTATTCCAAGAATTTTACCCCTGGTGTCTTTTACTTTAACCCAGCCTGCTGGAACTATTCCAGAGGGTATTTTCACTGGATTGCCGTTAAGAAATCTCGGAATGATATAATCCTGCATTGTAACAGATGGCAGAAAATATAAAGCTTGGTCTATGGAGAAAATACCCTTCTTAGGCTGAAAGCTGAAGGCTGAAGAGTCAAGATTATTTGAGATTAAACTCTTTAACTCCTCTAACTCTATTGACTCCTCCACTCTAAACTCTCCAATCCTTGTTCTTGTGAGCTCTACTATATGCGCTCCTATACGGAGTTTCTCTCCTATATCGTGACAGAGAGACCTCACATATGTTCCCTTGCTGCATACTACTCTGAATGTCACAAAGGGTGGTTCAAAACTTTCTATTTTAATTGAATGGATAATCACCTTCTTTGGTTTTCTCTCTATTTCAACACCCTTTCTTGCAAGTTCATGAAGGGGTTTGCCTCCTACCTTTACTGCCGAATACATAGGTGGTATCTGCATTATCTCTCCAGTGAACTCCTCAAGGATGCTCTCAACTTGCTCTCTTTCAAGCTTAAAATCCTCAACCACTCTCACAATTTTCCCCTCAGCATCATAGGTATCTGTTGAAATTCCAAATTTTGCCTTAAAGACATACTCCTTCTCAAGTTCCATCAAAAAAGGTGTAATCTTGGTCGCTTCATTTATACATACAATCAAAATCCCTGTTGCCATAGGATCAAGTGTTCCTGCATGCCCTGCTTTTTTGACTTTTAAAATCTTTTTTACCTTAGTAACAGTATCTTGGCTTGTAAAACCTTTTGGTTTATTAAGAACTACCACTGCGTTCATAAACTCTTATTGGACCTAATCCTTTCAATTCAAAAATTACAAGAAAACTAAACTCAGAGGTTTTTCTTCCTTGTATTTCAACAGGTCTTCTTGTGATTGCAATATTTGTTGCCCAGCAAGATTGAGTATATTTTATGTTTA
The Thermodesulfovibrio yellowstonii DSM 11347 DNA segment above includes these coding regions:
- the hypE gene encoding hydrogenase expression/formation protein HypE, with translation MDKILLGHGSGGKLMYELIKKYIAPIFELPSLMDSAIVSLNHSGKIAITTDSYTVSPIFFPGGDIGDLAINGTVNDLAVVGAVPLYLTVGFILEEGFPLSDFEKILSSISSSAKKAGVKIVAGDTKVVDKGKGDGIFINTSGIGVIPEGVELSPLKIEMGDKILISGSIGNHGIAVMSERNGFTFEPPVLSDTRALNGLIDQIMKEFTPFVKVMRDPTRGGLATTLKELALESLKDILIYESAIPLHDTVKGACELLGLDPLYVANEGIFVAIVKADVAEKILQLMKSHPFGEESAIIGEVTGKGGKVLLKTFIGGTRIVDMLPGEQLPRIC
- a CDS encoding fibronectin type III domain-containing protein, giving the protein MKKGKFYWCSLMRYLWTVLNSFRYSCKTQPFGFQTVATVLRYTSLRTVTQRYLKSLTPVFTCLTIFILLFLLTACGRKLDPNLDDYLQPEPVASLTLSATYDKILISWSYPEKEKTKIESFLIERESKGEKKTLGYYNKETTSLEDKDFTFGETYRYRIFAIRPKGIYSKPTEATITPQKLPEVENITYKINPEGVMLSWDAQNSLTYNVYRINQKGERVKIGSTDKKFFLDELLYGSISSYKENSQSEIPYVITTSKSYESAYLESKGIETKVSIESFIPTKPKEVFWSVNEQGVYISWKETKERWIKGYRIYRKTADEKSYELVGETMIPLFFDAKYNITNIKSPVYYKITSEAPLKESEAVEIKVEVHDG
- the argH gene encoding argininosuccinate lyase encodes the protein MKKPWGGRFKEGTAKTLEEFSQSISFDRRLWQEDIEGSRAHAKMLCKQGIITEEELKQILKGLAEIEREIKEGKFQFKEELEDIHMNIERALIEKTGSAGAKIHTARSRNDQVATDLRLYLRKRVNELIELTEKLEKTLVNVAEKNIDTIMPGYTHLQKAQPVLLAHHLLAYAWMLERDRERLKEALKRLNLCPLGAGALAGSSLPIDRHYTAKELGFEEPIPNSMDAVSDRDFVLDVLYCGAMLMMHLSRLAEEIILWATDEFRFIELPDKFSTGSSMMPQKKNPDPAELIRGKTGRVYGNLLSMLTTMKGLPLTYNRDMQEDKEPVFDTIDTVIMSLRVITEMLPEIKFNKERMKEACGSGYITATDIAEYLVKKGVPFRNAHEITGKIVLYCIEKGKNLNELSIKELRKFSSKIEKDLYAILTPEGSIDSKSSYGSTSKKSVKEQIRMLRKRLKE
- the fusA gene encoding elongation factor G, with protein sequence MSRDITKIRNVAIVAHAGAGNTKLAEQILFKTGQIDRVTTGETTGKVIDYEPEELARNMTLSCKVAYCDYKEHRINIIDTPGFVNFLEDTKNALRVSDGAVVIVSALSGVKAETERIWKYCDDYDLPRVVFVNKLDKENASFDRAVAEIEKVFGQEAIPLTLPIGEGPGLRGIVDLISLKAYEQDGKSVKEVPIPSELSSKVEEYRKKFVEKIAELDDSLLEKYLEGGELTEEELRKGLHDASIARRFIPVLAGSALLGIGVDALLDSIILALPDPQERANIYPIKGINPKDGSEAKREPSETAPLAAYVFKTTIDPFAGKISYIRVFSGVLKADSTVLNPNTGTKERIGQIYYILGKTQNPCQKAGHGEIVATVKLKDTLTGHTLCDENNPILLPEVRFSEPIISYAIAPKTRGDEEKVSAGLHKLLEEDPTLKFSRDEESKDMILSGMGQVHIEVALEKLKRKFGVEVNLMAPKVPYRETIRASASAQGKYKKQSGGRGQYGDCWIQIEPLPRGGGYEFVDKIVGGVIPQQYRPAVEKGIIETMKEGILAYYPIIDIKVTLYDGSYHPVDSSEMAFKIAGALALKKAFMDAKPVLLEPIMKAEIIVPDETLGTIIGDLNSRRGKVQGVDPQAGGNQKITALVPMAEMLTYANQLHSMTSGRGIYSMEFSHYEEVPSHIAQKIIEQRQKERQAKAEE
- the purB gene encoding adenylosuccinate lyase → MIQRYTRKEMGNIWSDENKFRKWLLVEIAVCEAWAELGKIPEEALREIKEKADFDLKRIDEIEATVKHDVIAFLTAVAEKVGTVSRYIHMGLTSSDVVDTAQALLMKEAGELIMEDLKRIKELFKDKAFQYKDTICMGRSHGVHAEPTSFGLRFALWYEEAGRNIDRLASAIDRISVGKISGAVGTFSNMPPEIEEIALKKLGLKPEPVATQVVQRDRHAEFLSVLALIAAMIEKIAVEIRHLQRTEVLEAEEPFTEGQKGSSAMPHKRNPVGCENLSGLARLVRSNAFTAYENIALWHDRDISHSSVERVIIPDNCILVDYMLNRLYGIIKDLRVYPERMLKNIELSFGLYNSQRVLLALVEKGLTREESYKIVQSNAMRSWKEGIPFMELLLKDEEVRKYLNEDEIKNIFELNYYTRNIDHIYRRVFG
- the truB gene encoding tRNA pseudouridine(55) synthase TruB, with product MNAVVVLNKPKGFTSQDTVTKVKKILKVKKAGHAGTLDPMATGILIVCINEATKITPFLMELEKEYVFKAKFGISTDTYDAEGKIVRVVEDFKLEREQVESILEEFTGEIMQIPPMYSAVKVGGKPLHELARKGVEIERKPKKVIIHSIKIESFEPPFVTFRVVCSKGTYVRSLCHDIGEKLRIGAHIVELTRTRIGEFRVEESIELEELKSLISNNLDSSAFSFQPKKGIFSIDQALYFLPSVTMQDYIIPRFLNGNPVKIPSGIVPAGWVKVKDTRGKILGIGYGNGVIIKPERIIWEEV